In a genomic window of Ipomoea triloba cultivar NCNSP0323 chromosome 3, ASM357664v1:
- the LOC116013205 gene encoding chitinase 2-like, with protein sequence MAKSNILLPLLHIIPLLLNFQLLCHGKVFMEYIGATGKPVTFDQVPIEQGIDFHFVLSFAIDADPSANPANGTFLPYWASTLTPDSVAAIKAEYPNVKALASLSGWSLHDKKLNWYKPADPQLWITNAFTSLQEIINTYHLDGIDIDYERFPRHNESFAYCIGELIALLKNQSVISVATIAPYYSTVIPYIQLYENYGDLIDYVNHQFYTDKVRTPEGYLEAFKLRTAQFGKEKVLPSYEVNGRGIQGDAFFQALQLLEKNGFDIKGAMIFSADASAGNNYYYERKIQAFLLNSTHV encoded by the exons ATGGCCAAGAGCAATATTCTCTTGCCCCTGCTGCATATCATTCCTCTTTTGCTAAATTTCCAACTACTTTGCC ATGGGAAGGTTTTCATGGAGTATATAGGTGCTACTGGCAAACCTGTAACATTTGATCAGGTCCCAATAGAGCAAGGAATTGACTTCCACTTTGTCCTGAGCTTTGCCATCGACGCAGACCCATCTGCAAATCCTGCAAATGGCACGTTTTTGCCATATTGGGCTTCAACCTTAACCCCGGACTCAGTTGCAGCCATCAAGGCAGAGTACCCTAATGTCAAGGCCTTAGCTAGCCTTTCAGGGTGGAGCCTCCATGACAAGAAGCTCAACTGGTACAAGCCAGCAGATCCTCAGCTCTGGATAACAAATGCATTCACTTCACTCCAAGAGATCATTAACACATATCATCTGGATGGCATTGACATAGACTATGAGAGATTTCCCAGGCACAATGAGAGCTTCGCCTACTGTATAGGCGAGCTGATTGCTCTCCTAAAGAACCAAAGCGTTATTTCAGTGGCAACAATAGCGCCATACTACAGCACAGTCATACCCTATATTCAGCTATATGAAAACTATGGAGATCTCATAGACTATGTCAACCACCAGTTCTATACAGATAAAGTTAGGACACCAGAGGGGTACCTTGAAGCCTTCAAATTGAGGACTGCACAATTTGGTAAGGAGAAAGTGTTGCCCAGCTATGAAGTCAACGGAAGAGGGATCCAAGGGGATGCATTCTTTCAAGCTCTGCAACTCCTGGAAAAGAATGGGTTTGATATCAAGGGAGCCATGATCTTCTCAGCTGATGCTTCTGCTGGCAACAATTACTACTATGAGAGGAAAATACAAGCCTTCTTGCTCAATTCTACGCATGTGTGA
- the LOC116011739 gene encoding vacuolar protein-sorting-associated protein 11 homolog — protein sequence MYQWRKFEFFEEKYSGKLQCSEEEITGKIECCSGGRGRIVLGCDDGTVSLLDRGLKFNYSFQAHSSSVLFLHQLKQRNFLLTVGEDEQISAQVSATCLKVFDLDKMQEEGSSASTPDCVQILRIFTNQFPEAKITSFLVIEEAPPILFIAIGLDNGCIYCIQGDIARERIKRFRLQVVNHSNKSQASITGFGFRVDGQALQLFAVTPESVSIFNLQTQPPSQQTLDQIGSSVPSVAMSDRSELIIGRSEAIYFYEVDGRGPCWAFEGEKKFLGWFRGYLLCVIADQRTGKNTFNVYDLKNRLIAHSIVVNEVSHMLCEWGNIILIMEDKSALCIGEKDMESKLDMLFKKNLYTVAINLVQSQQADAAATAEVLRKYGDHLYGKQDYDEAMAQYIHTIGHLEPSYVIQKFLDAQRIYNLTNYLEKLHEKGLASKDHTTLLLNCYTKLKDVEKLNVFIKSEDAVGEHKFDVETAIRVCRAANYFEHAMYVAKKTGRHEWYLKILLEDLGRYDEALEYINSLELSQAGVTVKEYGKILIEHKPTETIEILMRLCTEEGEAGKRAATSVTYVSMLPSPIDFLNIFVHYPQSLLEFLEQYTSKVKDSPAQVEIHNTLLELYLSHDLDFPSISQTSIGGNEDARVEPSVSKAGFIGRVNLNRKDVNEEKSRLERRKKGLSLLKSAWPSEQEQPLYDVDLAIILCEMNGFREGLLFLYEKMKLYKEVIACYMQAHDHEGLIACCKRLGDSGKGGDPSLWAELLKYFGELGENCSKEVKEVLTYIERDDILPPIVVLQTLSRNPCLTLSVIKDYIARKLEQESKLIEEDRRAIEKYQEETSTMRKEIQDLRTNARIFQLSKCTACTFTLDLPAVHFMCMHSFHQRCLGDNEKECPMCAPEYRAILETKRSLEQSSKSQDQFFQQVKTSKDGFSVIARYFGKGIISKTSINGTADKSSNAPSNEF from the exons ATGTATCAGTGGAGGAAATTCGAGTTTTTCGAGGAGAAGTACTCGGGGAAATTGCAGTGCTCGGAAGAAGAGATAACCGGGAAGATCGAATGCTGCTCCGGCGGCAGAGGTAGGATTGTCTTGGGCTGCGATGACGGCACCGTTTCTCTACTGGATCGAGGCCTCAAGTTCAACTACTCCTTCCAAGCTCATTCTTCCTCTGTCCTTTTCCTTCACCAGCTCAAG CAACGGAACTTCTTGCTAACAGTTGGAGAAGATGAGCAAATATCTGCCCAGGTATCAGCTACATGTCTTAAAGTTTTTGACCTTGACAAGATGCAGGAAGAGGGATCAAGTGCATCAACTCCTGATTGTGTTCAAATTTTACGGATATTCACCAATCAGTTCCCTGAAGCAAAG ATCACTTCATTTTTGGTAATAGAGGAGGCTCCTCCTATATTATTCATTGCTATCGGTTTAGACAATGGTTGCATCTATTGCATTCAAGGGGATATTGCACGTGAGCGTATTAAGCGCTTTAGGCTCCAGGTGGTTAATCATTCAAACAAAAGCCAGGCTTCCATTACTGGTTTTGGATTTAGAGTGGATGGCCAGGCCCTCCAGTTGTTTGCTGTCACTCCAGAATCAGTGAGCATTTTCAACCTCCAGACTCAACCACCTAGCCAGCAAACTCTTGATCAGATTGGATCTTCTGTTCCTAGTGTTGCAATGAGTGACCGCTCG GAGTTGATAATCGGTCGGTCAGAGGCTATATACTTCTATGAGGTTGATGGTCGGGGCCCTTGTTGGGCCTTTGAAGGAGAGAAGAAGTTCCTTGGTTGGTTCCGTGGATACCTCCTATGTGTTATTGCTGATCAAAGAACTGGGAAGAATACTTTCAATGTTTATGATCTGAAGAACCGGTTAATTGCCCACAGCATAGTGGTTAATGAGGTCTCTCACATGCTTTGTGAATGGGGTAACATAATTCTAATAATGGAGGATAAATCTGCTTTATGTATTGGTGAAAAGGATATGGAGAGTAAGCTGGATATGCTTTTCAAGAAGAATCTCTATACTGTTGCTATTAACCTGGTCCAGAGTCAACAAGCTGATGCTGCTGCCACAGCTGAAGTGTTGAGGAAATATGGGGATCATTTATATGGTAAACAGGACTATGATGAGGCTATGGCTCAATATATTCACACCATTGGCCATCTGGAGCCTTCCTATGTGATACAAAAGTTCTTGGATGCACAAAGGATCTACAACCTTACCAATTACTTGGAGAAGTTGCATGAAAAAGGGCTTGCTTCAAAAGACCATACTACCCTGTTGTTGAATTGCTATACTAAACTGAAAGATGTCGAGAAGTTGAATGTATTCATTAAAAGTGAGGATGCAGTTGGGGaacataagtttgatgttgaAACTGCAATAAGGGTATGCCGTGCTGCAAATTATTTTGAGCATGCAATGTATGTTGCCAAGAAGACTGGGCGGCATGAATGGTACTTAAAGATCTTGCTTGAAGACCTTGGTCGATATGATGAAGCATTGGAATATATTAATAGTCTTGAACTGAGTCAGGCTGGGGTGACTGTTAAAGAGTATGGAAAAATTCTTATAGAGCACAAGCCCACAGAAACAATTGAGATACTGATGAGGCTTTGCACAGAAGAAGGAGAAGCAGGCAAGAGGGCTGCCACCAGTGTTACATATGTTTCCATGTTGCCATCTCCCATTGATTTTCTCAATATCTTTGTCCACTATCCACAGTCACTTTTGGAGTTCCTTGAACAGTATACCAGCAAAGTTAAGGACTCACCTGCTCAAGTGGAAATTCATAACACACTTTTGGAGTTATACTTGTCCCATGATCTTGATTTCCCATCAATCTCACAAACTAGTATTGGTGGAAATGAAGATGCTAGAGTAGAACCATCTGTTTCAAAAGCAGGATTTATTGGGAGGGTGAATTTGAATAGAAAAGATGTAAATGAAGAGAAAAGTCGCCTAGAAAGACGCAAGAAGGGGCTAAGCTTGCTTAAGAGTGCATGGCCTTCTGAACAAGAACAACCACTATATGATGTTGATCTTGCCATAATTTTATGCGAAATGAATGGTTTTAGGGAAGGTTTGTTATTTCTTTATGAGAAGATGAAACTCTACAAAGAGGTGATTGCCTGCTACATGCAGGCACATGATCATGAGGGCTTAATTGCTTGCTGCAAGAGACTTGGTGACTCAGGTAAAGGTGGTGATCCCTCTCTTTGGGCAGAACTATTAAAGTACTTTGGTGAACTTGGGGAAAACTGCTCCAAAGAAGTCAAAGAAGTATTGACTTATATTGAAAGGGATGATATCTTGCCTCCCATTGTTGTTCTTCAGACTCTGTCTAGAAATCCATGCCTTACACTTTCTGTTATCAAAGATTATATAGCTCGTAAACTGGAACAGGAGTCAAAGTTGATTGAAGAAGATAGGAGAGCTATTGAAAAGTATCAG GAAGAGACATCTACAATGAGAAAAGAAATCCAAGATCTTAGGACCAATGCCAGAATCTTTCAGCTTAGCAAATGCACTGCTTGCACATTCACCCTTGACCTTCCTGCCGTCCACTTCATGTGTATGCACTCATTCCATCAGCGTTGCCTTGGTGACAATGAGAAGGAATGCCCTATGTGTGCTCCCGAGTACAGAGCCATTCTCGAGACAAAGAGAAGCTTAGAGCAAAGTTCCAAAAGCCAAGACCAATTCTTCCAGCAGGTTAAAACTTCAAAAGATGGATTTTCAGTGATTGCAAGATATTTTGGAAAGGGGATTATCAGCAAAACTAGCATCAATGGAACTGCTGATAAATCAAGCAACGCTCCTAGCAATGAGTTCTAA